Sequence from the Luteolibacter flavescens genome:
ACTTCGGGATCCGGCAGAGGCTTTCCAGTCGCATCGACTCGATGACGAAGCCCGTGCATTTCCGTGACTCGATGATCTCCGGGGCGTTCGCGGATTTCGTGCACGATCACCATTTCGAGGCGATCCCGGGTGGGACACGGATGACGGATGTCTTTGACTACACCGCGCCGCTCGGGCTGCTGGGTCGCTTGGCGGACGTGCTGTTTTTGGCGCGGTACATGCGGAGGTTGTTAGAGGAGAGGAATGAGGTCATCCGGAGCTTGGCGGAGAATGAGAGCAGGCTTCCCAAGAAATGATGCGCTGGGACGTTCATTCGAAGATGTGTAGCTGGATGAGGCTGGGTTTGTTGGGCTTGGTGGCATTGACGTGGCTTGTCGGATGCACCAAGCCGGAGCACCGCGCGGCGAGGGATTATCGGAACAAGCTGGCTGATGAGATCGCCAAGTCCTCGTTTATCGAGGTGATCGAGCATTCCTACATAGATGACTTTCCTGAA
This genomic interval carries:
- a CDS encoding SRPBCC family protein; translated protein: MPRIELVFDIAAPIERVFDLARSIDVHQESQTRHGERAVAGRTSGLIEAGETVTWEATHFGIRQRLSSRIDSMTKPVHFRDSMISGAFADFVHDHHFEAIPGGTRMTDVFDYTAPLGLLGRLADVLFLARYMRRLLEERNEVIRSLAENESRLPKK